The following proteins are co-located in the Trichormus variabilis 0441 genome:
- the petP gene encoding cytochrome b6f subunit PetP, with amino-acid sequence MEIGQKVKVFRLRDRVSAPIAKKLGEVGIIEGYKVTDGRGIGVVVKFNDNTSTWFFEDEIKPVS; translated from the coding sequence ATGGAAATCGGACAAAAGGTTAAGGTGTTTCGTTTGCGCGATCGCGTTTCTGCCCCAATCGCCAAAAAGCTCGGAGAAGTCGGTATCATCGAGGGTTACAAGGTTACCGATGGTCGTGGTATCGGTGTAGTGGTGAAGTTTAACGACAATACTTCCACTTGGTTTTTTGAGGACGAAATCAAGCCAGTGTCATAG
- a CDS encoding ABC transporter permease: protein MALVIKNNSNWLQVQRYWELLRVLVMRNLKVRYRGSLLGVYWSLLNPLIMTGLYSAIFGTTFASYYGNSILNYILAAFTGLVVINFFSSSTSQALSSVVGNGALLNKIRLPVSVFPVSMVAANIFQFTVGAFPLLAIITFVNSKSVINVLALLFPCLALALVSTGVGFLVSALYVFFRDLPYFYELVVFVLWISSPVFYPAAIVPPQVKPFLLLNPLSPIIESLRQITLSGNLPDLSLIWGGLLGGIIILSLGWFCFQLWRHQFMDLL from the coding sequence ATGGCTCTTGTAATTAAAAATAATTCAAACTGGCTGCAAGTGCAGCGCTACTGGGAACTGCTGCGTGTTTTAGTGATGAGGAATCTCAAAGTACGCTACCGAGGTTCCTTGTTAGGCGTATATTGGTCGTTACTAAACCCGTTGATTATGACGGGACTGTACAGCGCCATTTTTGGCACAACATTCGCTTCTTATTATGGCAATTCCATCCTGAACTATATATTGGCAGCATTTACAGGGCTGGTGGTCATCAATTTTTTCTCTTCCTCCACATCCCAAGCCTTGTCCAGTGTAGTAGGCAACGGAGCATTGTTGAATAAAATTCGCTTGCCTGTTAGTGTGTTTCCTGTATCAATGGTTGCGGCAAATATATTTCAGTTCACAGTCGGAGCCTTCCCTTTGCTGGCAATAATTACATTCGTTAATTCTAAAAGTGTAATAAACGTTCTAGCACTATTGTTTCCCTGTCTGGCTTTAGCTTTAGTTTCTACCGGGGTGGGATTTTTAGTTAGCGCCTTGTATGTCTTTTTTAGAGATTTACCTTACTTCTACGAGTTAGTTGTATTTGTACTCTGGATTAGTAGCCCAGTATTTTACCCGGCCGCCATTGTGCCACCCCAAGTAAAACCATTTTTACTCTTAAATCCACTATCGCCTATTATTGAAAGTTTACGTCAAATTACACTATCAGGAAATTTACCGGATTTAAGTTTAATTTGGGGTGGTTTACTCGGTGGCATAATTATTTTGTCATTGGGATGGTTTTGTTTTCAGTTGTGGCGACATCAATTTATGGATCTGCTGTAG
- a CDS encoding Uma2 family endonuclease, whose translation MFVTAQQLEQQMPDATRLLSDEPEMETSLHYMQLLLLVTCLEWLWRDRNDYFIGANLTIYFSRQQLRNRDFRGPDFFLVKDTEKRPRNSWVVWEEDGRYPDLIIELLSDSTADVDRNLKKSLYENRFHTPEYFWFSPETLEFVGFELIGNRYQEILPDSRGWRWSEVLGLYLGIQEGKLRYFNAEGNLVPTPEEAAMAIQQEAISAQQKLSESQQQLSESQQQLSEAEIRLQQEQERSQLLAEYLRSLGVDPDSLS comes from the coding sequence ATGTTTGTCACAGCGCAACAGCTAGAACAACAAATGCCCGATGCAACTCGGTTGTTAAGTGATGAGCCGGAAATGGAAACTTCGTTGCATTATATGCAGCTATTACTGCTAGTAACTTGCCTAGAATGGCTGTGGCGTGATAGAAATGACTATTTTATTGGTGCCAATCTGACAATATACTTTAGCCGTCAGCAGTTGCGAAATCGAGATTTCCGCGGCCCGGACTTTTTTCTGGTGAAAGACACTGAAAAGCGCCCCCGCAATTCTTGGGTAGTTTGGGAAGAAGACGGTCGTTATCCAGATTTGATTATTGAGTTACTTTCTGACAGTACGGCTGATGTTGACCGAAATTTAAAGAAAAGCTTGTATGAGAATCGATTTCATACACCTGAGTATTTTTGGTTTTCCCCAGAAACTTTAGAATTTGTCGGTTTTGAATTGATAGGTAATAGATATCAAGAAATCCTACCTGATAGTCGTGGCTGGCGTTGGAGTGAGGTACTTGGTCTGTATCTAGGTATACAAGAAGGTAAACTTCGCTATTTTAATGCCGAGGGTAATTTAGTACCAACGCCAGAAGAAGCTGCTATGGCGATACAACAAGAGGCCATATCAGCCCAACAAAAGTTATCTGAGTCACAACAACAGTTATCTGAATCACAACAACAGTTATCTGAGGCTGAAATAAGATTGCAACAGGAACAGGAGCGATCGCAACTGTTGGCAGAATATTTACGTTCTCTAGGCGTTGACCCAGATAGTTTGAGTTAA
- a CDS encoding Get3/ArsA fold putative tail anchor-mediating ATPase NosAFP: protein MALILTFLGKSGVARTKIAIAAAKSLASQGKRVLLAGLAEPVLPLLLEQTLTPDPQQIAPNLEIVQFQSSVLLERNWEEVKKLEAQYLRTPIIKEVYGQELVVLPGMDSALALNAIREYDASGKYDAIVYDGTGDAFTLRMLGLPESLSWYVRRFRQLFVNSDLGKTIAESPLIQPLISSFFNVNWTADNFAQPTNQVNNFLDKGKEALADPKRVAAFLVTTADPLEVVSVRYLWGSAQQIGLTIGGVIQLSSQTEGDLSAEFTPLPVTVVPDVAKGDWQPLIDALPNFVEQAVKAPHPITIDTHNRQVRLFLPGFDKKQVKLTQYGPEVTVEAGDQRRNIFLPPALSGKPITGAKFQNNYLIISF, encoded by the coding sequence ATGGCCCTGATATTGACATTTTTGGGCAAAAGTGGCGTAGCGCGAACAAAAATAGCGATCGCCGCAGCCAAGTCATTGGCAAGTCAAGGCAAGCGGGTACTTCTAGCAGGACTGGCAGAACCAGTATTGCCCCTCCTGTTAGAGCAAACCCTCACCCCTGACCCCCAGCAAATTGCCCCCAATCTAGAAATTGTACAGTTTCAATCTTCTGTGTTGCTGGAACGCAATTGGGAAGAAGTGAAAAAACTTGAGGCGCAATATCTCCGCACGCCCATTATCAAAGAGGTGTACGGTCAAGAACTGGTAGTATTACCAGGGATGGACAGCGCCTTAGCCTTAAATGCGATTCGTGAATATGATGCCAGTGGTAAATATGATGCGATCGTCTACGATGGCACAGGTGACGCTTTCACTTTGCGGATGTTGGGGTTACCGGAATCTCTAAGCTGGTACGTACGGCGCTTTCGGCAATTGTTTGTCAACTCCGATTTAGGTAAAACTATTGCCGAATCACCCTTGATTCAACCGTTAATTAGCAGCTTTTTCAACGTCAATTGGACAGCAGATAACTTTGCTCAACCTACCAATCAAGTCAATAATTTCCTAGATAAGGGAAAAGAGGCACTGGCTGACCCCAAGCGAGTTGCGGCTTTTTTGGTCACTACAGCAGACCCTCTAGAAGTTGTCAGTGTACGTTATCTATGGGGTAGCGCTCAACAAATCGGGTTAACGATTGGTGGTGTGATCCAGTTATCCTCACAAACAGAGGGCGACCTATCAGCAGAATTTACACCCTTACCTGTGACTGTTGTTCCCGACGTTGCCAAAGGTGACTGGCAACCTTTGATAGATGCCCTCCCTAATTTTGTTGAGCAAGCAGTAAAAGCTCCCCATCCTATTACTATCGACACCCATAATCGTCAGGTACGCCTCTTCTTACCGGGATTTGATAAAAAACAAGTCAAACTCACCCAGTACGGGCCGGAAGTAACAGTAGAAGCTGGTGACCAACGAAGGAATATTTTCTTACCTCCCGCACTCAGTGGTAAACCTATCACTGGGGCAAAGTTCCAAAATAATTATTTGATCATTTCTTTTTAG